Sequence from the Nocardiopsis sp. YSL2 genome:
CCGAGATGGAGGCCCGGGCGCACACCGCACGCCTGGCCTACTACGACGCGGCCTCGCGGATGCTGGCGGGCGAGCCGTTCAAGAAGGAGGCGGCGATCGCCAAGCTCATCGCGTCCAACGCGGCGATGGACAACGCCCGTGACGCGACGCAGGTGTTCGGCGGCTACGGGTTCATGAACGAGTTCCCGGTGGGCCGGTTCTACCGCGACGCCAAGATCCTGGAGATCGGCGAGGGCACCAGCGAGGTGCAGAAGATGCTCATCGCCCGCGAGTTGGGCCTTCCCGCGTAGACCCGGAGGGGCGGGGCTCCGGGCGATCGACGGCGACCGCCCGGAGCCCGTGCGCGTGGTGAGCGGGGCGGTCGGGAGCTGCGAGGATGAGCACCGATGAAAGACCGACCGTCCGCGCCCGACCCACCGATGATCCGGGCCCTCCGCGGCTGCGCCGCCATCGCGCTCTTGGGCTTCGCCCTACTCCTGGTGCTGATCAGCTTCGGGGCGACCATCGAGATGGAGACGTTTCCCGGGCTGCGGGAGAACAGGGCGTGGATGGTCGTCTCCCTGCTGGTGCTCGCGGCCCCGGCGGCCGTCGGCGGGCTGCTGTTCACCGGCTGGCGGTCCTACGGCGGTCGGGCCGCCACCGCCTGCCTGGTCGTGCTCATGGCACTGCGGGTGTGGACGCTCGCGCCCGCGCTGCACTGCTGGTCCTACGACAGCGTGGGGCGCGGTGACGACGGCTCCTACCACTGTGTGAACCGCGACGGCACCGCCCCCTGAGGGTCCGCTCGCCCCCGGGGGGAAGGGACCGCGCCCGGCCCGCGCCGCCGGGCGTCCGGGGAAAGCCGGGGGTGCCCCGGTGCCGCTTCGACGCTCTCCGCGTCCCTTCCGGGGCCGCCGACCGGGCGGCACACGCGCCCCGGTCCCCGACAGCCGGCCACGCCCCCGGGCCGCGGAGGCCGCCCGGCCGCCGGCGGCCGGTGGCCGGTGGCCGGTGGCCGGTGGCCGGTTCCGGTCAGGACCGAATCCGGCCGAGGGCCGGGACCCCGCACACCGTGCCCGGGCCGGTCCGCTCCGCGCGGCCGCGCACCGCGAAGCCCGCCCCAGCAGCGGATTCGAGCTGGTCGGAAACGCGCGCGCGGCGCGGTGTCCGCCGTGTGCCTCCCGGGACGCGAAGAACGGGAGGGACCCACGGCCACCGGTGGTGCCCGAGAGTCATCGGGGGACGACCCGAAGGGGTGACAAGTACTCGCAACCGACACAGAATGGATCTGAACGGCCAGTGCGGGTCCCACGAGCACCGGATCCGACGACCCGTCCCGCCCAGAGCGGGCCCCGCCGCGAGTCCATGGTCGACCATCTACCCGGCCGGAGGAGTCACCAGATGGAAGGCGTACTCGCCGTCATCGCGCTGGTCGCCGTCGTGGGCTCCGCGGGGGCGATCACCGTCGCCGCGCACTTTCGCACCGAACGCTCCTCCGAGATGCGCGCCTGGGCCCGCGAGCACGGCTGGCACTACACAGAACACCACCCGCGCCCGTTGGAGGACGCCGTCCTCCCCCGGCCCCTGCGCGGCGAGCACGCTCGCGCCCAGCACGTCCTCACCGGTCGGCGCGGCCAGTACCTGGTCACCGCGTTCGAGCACACCCACACCGCTTCCGCCCCGGACCGGCGCGGCACCGGCCGCGCCCGGCACACCTACCGCGTGGTGGCCGTGCGCACCCCCGGTCCCGCCGCCGACCTGGAGATCCGCCGCCGGGACCTGGCCCGCACCGCGCCCGACCACGGGGCGGGCGACGGCTCAGGCGACGTGGATCCGGCCTTCGGCACCGCCTTCCACGCTGTGGGCAGCGACGCCGAGTTCACCCGCTCCGTCCTGGACCACGACACCGCGGCCTGGCTGCTGGCCGACGCCCGGTCGCGGTCGCTGCCGGTGCGCTTCACCGGCGACTACGTCCTGACCTGGGCCCCGATGGGCCTGGATCCGGACCGGGCCCTGACCGCCGCCGACTACCTCATCGAACTCGTCAACCGGATCCCGGCACAGGCGTGGCAGCGGCGCGCCCCCGGTGCCTGACACCGTCCGAGGGAGGACGGAGTCACCCCGGAGGGTGGCCTGGAACTCCCCGTGAACGGCCGCCGACGTGCGGTGTTCGTCATGTGATCGGGATAAACTCCGGCTTGCCCCAACGCACAAGGAGAACCCATGAGCGACCCCAACGCGACCCACCGCATCTCGCGTGCGGACCTCTTCCGCGACGACGAGGAGGAGACCGCGGCCGCCCCGGACCCCAACGCGACGGCGCGCATCTCCCGTGAGGACCTCTTCCGGGACGACCAGGAGCCGCAGGCGCCGCAGGAACGCTCCTGATCCTGCCTCCGGTCCGGCCCCGGCTCCTCCGGGCGCACACCGTCCACTGGGCGCCCCTCCCCCGATCCGCCCCGCCCCCGACGGTCGGCGGACCCCGGCCCCGACGCGCGGACAGGGGTCGCCCCCGGCCGACCGGTCCCGCACACGAAGGAGCGCCCGCCCGGGGAAACCGGGCGGGCGCTCCTGTGTCGTCCTAGGGCGTGTTCCGCGGACGCCCTAGCGGCGCTCGCGGACGGCGGCCACGATCTCGGCCACCGCCTCGTCGATCGGCACACCGTTGTTCTGGGAGCCGTCGCGGTAGCGGAAGGACACGGCGTTCTTGCTGATGTCCTCTTCGCCGGCCAGCAGCATGAACGGGACCTTCTGCTTCTGGGCGTTGCGGATCTTCTTCTGCATGCGGTCGTCGCTCGCGTCGACCTCGACCCGCACACCCTCCGCGCGCAGCCTCGCGGCCACCTCCTGGAGGTAGGGCACGTGCTCGTCGGCGATGGGGATGCCCACCGCCTGCACCGGGGAGAGCCAGGCCGGGAAGGCGCCCGCGTAGTGCTCCAGCAGGACCGCGAAGAACCGCTCGATGGAGCCGAACAGGGCCCGGTGGATCATCACCGGACGCTGGCGGGTGCCGTCCGCGGCGGTGTACTCCAGGTCGAAGCGCTCGGGCAGGTTGAAGTCCAGCTGGATGGTGGACATCTGCCAGGTGCGGCCGATGGCGTCCTTGGCCTGGACCGAGATCTTGGGGCCGTAGAAGGCGGCGCCGCCCGGGTCCATGACCAGCTCCAGGCCCTGCTTCTCCGCGGCCCGGCGCAGGGTGTCGGTGGCCTCGGCCCAGACCGTGTCGTCACCGATGTACTTCTCCGGGTCCTTGGTGGACAGCTCCAGGTAGAAGTCGTCCAGGCCGTAGTCGCGCAGCAGGTCGAGCACGAAGGTCAGCAGCGAGTCGAGCTCGTCCGCCATCTGCTCCTTGGTGCAGTAGATGTGCGCGTCGTCCTGGGTGAAGCCGCGGGCGCGGGTGAGCCCGTGCACCACGCCGGACTTCTCGTACCGGTACACGGTTCCGAACTCGAACAGGCGCATCGGCAGCTCGCGGTAGGAGCGTCCGCGGGCGTCGAAGATGAGGTTGTGCATCGGGCAGTTCATCGGCTTCAGGTAGTAGTCCTGACCGCCGTCGAGCTGCATGGGGGGGTACATGCCGTCCGCGTACCAGTCGAGGTGCCCCGACTTCTCGAACAGCGTGCTCTTGGTGGCGTGCGGGGAGTAGACGAACTCGTAGCCGCTCTCCTCGTGCCGCTGGCGCGAGTAGTCCTCCATCACGCGGCGGATGGTGCCGCCCTTGGGGTGGAACACCGCCAGGCCGGAGCCGATCTCGTCGGGGATGGAGAACAGGTCCAGTTCGGAGCCGAGCTTGCGGTGGTCGCGCTTCTCCGCCTCCTCCAGGAAGGCGAGGTAGGCCTTGAGGGCGTCCTTGTCCTCCCAGGCCGTGCCGTAGACGCGCTGGAGCTGGGGGTTGGTCTCCTTGCCCCGCCAGTAGGCGGCGGCGGTACGCATGAGCTTGAAGGCCGGGATGGCCTTGGTGGTGGGCACGTGCGGACCCCGGCACAGGTCCTTCCAGCACTGCTCGCCCGTGCGCGGGTGGACGTTGTCGTAGATGGTGAGCTCGCCCGCGCCCACCTCCACGCCGGCGCCCTCGGCCGCCTCGGCCGCGTCGCTGCCCTTGATACCGATGAGCTCCAGCTTGTAGGGCTCGGTGGCGAGCTCGGCGCGGGCCTCGTCGTCGGTGACGACGCGGCGGTCGAAGCGCTGCCCCTGCTTGACGATCTGCTGCATCTTCTTCTCGATGCTCTTGAGATCGGCGGGGGTGAACGGCTCGGCGACGTCGAAGTCGTAGTAGAAGCCGTTCTCCACGGGCGGGCCGATGCCGAGCTTGGCCTCGGGGAAGAGCTCCTGGACGGCCTGGGCGAGGACGTGCGCGGTGGAGTGGCGCAGGATCGCCCGGCCCTCCTCGGACTCGATGGTGACCGGCTCCACGACGTCGCCGTCGGCCAGCTCGCGCGCGAGATCGCGCGGCTCGCCGTTGACCAGTGCCGCGATGACGGTCCTGCCGTCGGCGTCCAGCGCCTGTCCCGCCGTGGTCGTGGCCGCCACCGCACGCGGGGTTCCGGCGAGGGTGATGTGCAGCTCAGGCGCGGCGGACACGGTGACTCCTAGTGATGACGTGGGTCGGGTGGGACGCCAGGGCTTGCGCACGCGATCACGTGCCACCACCGCGGGCGGCCTGGCGTTTCGCCTTCGATGCTATCGGCTCCGAACCGGGTCCGCTTCGGCCGTCCACAGGCGGGGGGGCGGGCACCTCGGGGGACAAGGCGGACGATTCGGCCCGAATGATTCGGCCACCCCACGAGATGCGCCCATCACCGGACAGGACGGAGATCGGAGAACACGGATGGACGATCTGTCACGAATCATCACGTTCGCTGGAACTCACCCACAGCGCGCCGGGAGGCCATTGATCACGGATGCGGGATCAGTGACAATCAGCAGACATCCGACCCCATTCCTTGGCCGACCGAATGCTCCCACTCACTCCGACCGAATACTGTGAGCGCATGTCACCGAGCCCAACGAGCGGCGGCCCACCGGCCCCGGAGACATCCCCCACCCGCCATGCCCGCGTCCGCCGATGGCGGCGCCTGCGCGCACGGCTGCGCCTCTTCCGCAGGCGCATGCACACCCACCCGGCACTCCATCTCCCCTGGCGGGTGCTCGTCGGCACGGTCGGCGCCGTCGTCATCCTCGCGGGACTGGTCATGATGGTCTTCCCCGGACCGGGGATCGCCTCGGTCCTGCTGGGCCTGGTCATCCTCAGCACCGAGTTCCGGTGGGCGAACAGCCTGGTGCGACCGGTGCGGGTCTGGAGCAGGCGTGCCGAGCGCTTCGGCCACCGCAAGAAGGACCAGTACCTCAGGTGGTGGCGGGCACGCCGCGCCGCCAAGGGGCACCGCACGTCCTCGCGCTCGAAATAGACACGCCCGATTCACCGATTGCAGCAAACCGAATCCCGGCTCCGGGCACGACCGTCCACGTTGCCCGGTCCTGACCGGACCGAAACCACGAAAGAGGGGCCGACTCCGTTCGAACGGAGTCGGCCCCTCTGCACTGTGGGCGATACTGGACTCGAACCAGTGACCTCGTCGGTGTGAACGACGCGCTCTAGCCAACTGAGCTAATCGCCCCGATGTGCTGCCCTGTCCGCCCTGTCGGCCGGACAACAAGAACTCTAGCGCATGTTCGGGGGTGGTCCGCGCACACCGCCCCACCGGCCGGCGGGGCCACACTGTGACAGAGGTCACACCCGACGATCGGTGCGTTCGCTGGGACGTCGCTCCCCCGTCATGTAGCCCGCGCACAGAAGGAGATCCAGCCCCCGCTCTCCCGCCGCGGGGCCCGAGTCATTACCATTACGTGACGCGGGCCACGCGACATGGGGAAATCTTTGGTTTCCCCTGGTCATTACAGTGACGAAGGATCGTGGAGCCGCCATGCGGCGCGCTGGGCCCGCAGGGCGGGCAGCGAGACCTCCGGTCCCACCCGACCAAGAAAGTCTCCGTACTCACGTCATAGTCCGCGAACGAGCGCGTTGGAGCGAGTGAGACGGCAACCGACCCGCGCCGGAACAGCTGGGCCGGACGAGAAAAGGTTTGGCGAACATGAACAGTAGCGACACCACTGCCACCGCCGAGCTGGGCCTGCGGCTCGTGGTCCCGGAACGTACCGCGGTTCCCCTGGTCGCACGGCTCGACTACGGAGCGAGCGACCCGTACGCGATCCGAGTGGCGTTCCACACGGGCGAGGACACCCCAGTGGAGTGGATCTTCGCCCGCGAGCTCCTCACCGTGGGCATCGTCCGCCCGGTCGGCGAGGGCGACGTGCGCGTGTGGCCCTCCAAGGACGACAGCGGCGAGCGCACCGTGAGCATCTCCCTCTCCTCGCCCTTCGGGCAGGCCGAGTTCGACACGCAGGTGTCCCCCCTGGCGGAGTTCCTGCACCGCACGTACGAGATCGTGCCCGCCGGCCAGGAGGCGCAGTTCGTGGACCTCGACGAGGAGATCCAGCAGCACCTGTACTCCTAGGACCGGCCGTCGGGCGGGCCTTCGCACCCGCCCCGTCCCCGCCGCGCGCCCCGCGCGCAGGGGAACGGACGACGGCACAGGACGACGACGCCCGAGGGGCGGCGCCCACAGCGCCGCCCCTCGGGCGTGCCCGGTCCCGGTCAGGGGTCCAGGCGTTCGGCGGCGTGCTCGGCGAACACCGCGGCCGCCTTGGCCGACACCGGCCCCACGCCCGCGGAGACCTCTCGGCCGTCGATGCGCAGGATCGGCTGGACGTCGCGCCCGGTGGAGGTCAGGAAGGCCTCGGAGACCTCCGGGAGGCGCTCCATGGGAACGTCCTCCTCTTCCCCGCCGAACCACTCCAGGACCAGCTCGCGGGTGATCCCCGCCAGCGGACCGGCCGACAGCGGCGGCGTCACGAGCCGGCCGTCGAGGACGACGAAGATGTTGCTGCCGGTGCCCTCGCACAGGTTCCCGGCGATGTTGCGGAACACCGCCTCGCTGCCGCCGCGCTCCTTGGCGTAGGCCAGGGCGCGCACGTTGTCGGCGTAGGAGGTGGTCTTGAGGCCGGCCAGCGCGCCGAACTCGTTGCGCGGCCAGGGGGCCACCACGACGTCGGTGTGCGGCGGGACGGACGGGAAGGGGCCCACCGCCACGATGGCGGTCTGCTCCCCCGACGCGCGGTCCGACCCCAAGGGACCGGTCCCGTCGGTGACGGTGACGCGCACGCGCGCGTCGGTGAGGTCCGGATTGGCCGCCAGTGCCCGGGCGACGCCGTCGGCGATCAGCTCCAGGTCGGGTTCGGCCATGCCGAGGCCCCGCGCCGACCGCGCCAGGCGGCGCAGGTGGCGGGTGAGCGCGAACGGTCGGCCGCCCTGGGCGCGCACGGTCTCGAAGACACCGTCGCCGACGGTGATGCCGTGGTCGGACACCGGAATGCGGGCTTCGGACCCATCGACGACCGTCCCCCGGCCGTAGCCGGCCCCAGCGATCCACACCCTCATGGCAAACCCCCCAGTTCTCGGCTGTCCGCGTACCCGCGGCGACACCACGATCCTCCCACCCGGGAGTGTCCGGGGCCGCATGACGGGGAAGGGTGGTCTACCCGGGACAACACCGTGTTGGCAAGGCCCTTGTCCGGCACCGGCCGCGGTTCTGGATTCCGACAGACCACGATGAGGGCGTCAACGCAGGTCAGGCCAGCACCAAACGACTGTGGGCCACCCTGGTGACGCTGTGGCCCACAGACAGATAAGTTACGAATGGCTATCATCTGGGCAACGCTTATGCGGGACCAGTGACGGCTGGCCCGCGCCTTCCCCCACAGAGGCCCGGCCAACGGTCCAGAGTGCGCGTGTCCCCCCACGCCCGACCAACAGACAGAGCAAAGAGAGACATGACCCCACCGAGCACCGCCCGCGGAGAACTCAGCTGGCTGCTGGACGATCTCCTCACCCGGGCCTCCGGTACACAGCACGCCATCGTTCTGTCCACCGACGGGCTTCTCATGGCCACCTCCAGCGGACTGGACCGACCCGCCGCGGAACACCTGTCGGCGATCGCCTCGGGCCTGCACAGCCTCGCGGGCGGCGCGAGCAAGCAGTTCTCCGCAGGGGGTATCCGGCAGAGCATCATCGAGATGGACCGCGCCTTCCTGTTCGTGGCCGCCGCCGGCGAGGGGGCGTGCATGGCCCTGATGTCGGACGCGGACAGCGACGTGGGGCTCATCGCCTACGAGATGAACAAGGTGATCGAACGGGTCGGGCAGTACCTGTCCGCTCCGCCGCGCCCCGACATGCCGTCGACGCCCGCGCACCTGGAGCAGTAGCCGGGCGGCTCGCGCCCGCCCCGCCGGGGGTGTGAGCGCGCCCTCAGCAATCCGA
This genomic interval carries:
- the thrS gene encoding threonine--tRNA ligase; amino-acid sequence: MSAAPELHITLAGTPRAVAATTTAGQALDADGRTVIAALVNGEPRDLARELADGDVVEPVTIESEEGRAILRHSTAHVLAQAVQELFPEAKLGIGPPVENGFYYDFDVAEPFTPADLKSIEKKMQQIVKQGQRFDRRVVTDDEARAELATEPYKLELIGIKGSDAAEAAEGAGVEVGAGELTIYDNVHPRTGEQCWKDLCRGPHVPTTKAIPAFKLMRTAAAYWRGKETNPQLQRVYGTAWEDKDALKAYLAFLEEAEKRDHRKLGSELDLFSIPDEIGSGLAVFHPKGGTIRRVMEDYSRQRHEESGYEFVYSPHATKSTLFEKSGHLDWYADGMYPPMQLDGGQDYYLKPMNCPMHNLIFDARGRSYRELPMRLFEFGTVYRYEKSGVVHGLTRARGFTQDDAHIYCTKEQMADELDSLLTFVLDLLRDYGLDDFYLELSTKDPEKYIGDDTVWAEATDTLRRAAEKQGLELVMDPGGAAFYGPKISVQAKDAIGRTWQMSTIQLDFNLPERFDLEYTAADGTRQRPVMIHRALFGSIERFFAVLLEHYAGAFPAWLSPVQAVGIPIADEHVPYLQEVAARLRAEGVRVEVDASDDRMQKKIRNAQKQKVPFMLLAGEEDISKNAVSFRYRDGSQNNGVPIDEAVAEIVAAVRERR
- a CDS encoding PGPGW domain-containing protein gives rise to the protein MHTHPALHLPWRVLVGTVGAVVILAGLVMMVFPGPGIASVLLGLVILSTEFRWANSLVRPVRVWSRRAERFGHRKKDQYLRWWRARRAAKGHRTSSRSK
- a CDS encoding SsgA family sporulation/cell division regulator, which gives rise to MNSSDTTATAELGLRLVVPERTAVPLVARLDYGASDPYAIRVAFHTGEDTPVEWIFARELLTVGIVRPVGEGDVRVWPSKDDSGERTVSISLSSPFGQAEFDTQVSPLAEFLHRTYEIVPAGQEAQFVDLDEEIQQHLYS
- a CDS encoding aminotransferase class IV; the protein is MRVWIAGAGYGRGTVVDGSEARIPVSDHGITVGDGVFETVRAQGGRPFALTRHLRRLARSARGLGMAEPDLELIADGVARALAANPDLTDARVRVTVTDGTGPLGSDRASGEQTAIVAVGPFPSVPPHTDVVVAPWPRNEFGALAGLKTTSYADNVRALAYAKERGGSEAVFRNIAGNLCEGTGSNIFVVLDGRLVTPPLSAGPLAGITRELVLEWFGGEEEDVPMERLPEVSEAFLTSTGRDVQPILRIDGREVSAGVGPVSAKAAAVFAEHAAERLDP
- a CDS encoding roadblock/LC7 domain-containing protein gives rise to the protein MTPPSTARGELSWLLDDLLTRASGTQHAIVLSTDGLLMATSSGLDRPAAEHLSAIASGLHSLAGGASKQFSAGGIRQSIIEMDRAFLFVAAAGEGACMALMSDADSDVGLIAYEMNKVIERVGQYLSAPPRPDMPSTPAHLEQ